In Streptomyces sp. SLBN-118, the following are encoded in one genomic region:
- the pyrE gene encoding orotate phosphoribosyltransferase has translation MTDVRGELLQQIKDKAVVHGKVTLSSGIEADWYIDLRRITLDGEAAPLVGQVMLDATADLDYDCVGGLTLGADPVATSMLHASAARGRRLDAFVVRKTGKAHGMQRRIEGTDVKGRRCLVVEDVSTTGGSPLTAVEAVREAGGEVVAVAVIVERGAAPAIAEAGLPYVNAYSLDELGLA, from the coding sequence ATGACTGACGTACGTGGTGAGCTGCTCCAGCAGATCAAGGACAAAGCCGTGGTGCACGGCAAAGTGACCCTCTCCTCGGGCATTGAGGCCGACTGGTACATCGACCTGCGCCGGATCACGCTGGACGGCGAGGCCGCGCCGCTTGTCGGACAGGTGATGCTCGATGCGACTGCCGACCTGGACTACGACTGCGTGGGCGGGCTGACCCTTGGCGCCGACCCCGTGGCCACCTCGATGCTGCACGCGTCGGCGGCGCGCGGCCGACGGCTGGACGCCTTTGTCGTACGCAAGACGGGCAAGGCGCACGGCATGCAGCGCCGGATCGAGGGCACCGACGTCAAGGGCCGCCGCTGCCTGGTCGTCGAGGACGTCTCGACCACCGGAGGCTCGCCGCTGACCGCTGTCGAGGCGGTACGCGAGGCGGGCGGCGAGGTCGTCGCGGTCGCCGTGATCGTCGAGCGGGGCGCGGCACCGGCCATCGCCGAGGCGGGGCTGCCCTATGTCAACGCCTACTCGCTCGACGAGCTCGGTCTCGCCTGA